The following proteins are encoded in a genomic region of Paenibacillus sp. FSL H3-0469:
- a CDS encoding phosphatase PAP2 family protein gives MLYQSMNLVVVYTVAIVVILIWIGARRNPLMALVEIGRELLRSYKFALIIIGMFSILALNKYELQIEEKMRLTADYTGFVFGLEGHFVRMVQELFYAPWLTPVIVFFYIFMLQAVLAASLGIYLLDKNRVILYATCYTIILTYAIAIPFYLYFPVNEVWSYAPAGVRFIMLDVFPKFEQEYRPLSGLNNCFPSLHTAISVSMALLAYRSGNRRWMVISTISAVIIVFGIFYLGIHWLTDMIGGTLLAVLSTAIAVPLAKLTLRSGEQGLRVRGRVTNTR, from the coding sequence TTGCTGTATCAGTCCATGAATCTTGTAGTTGTATATACCGTTGCCATTGTTGTGATCTTAATCTGGATCGGCGCACGGCGCAATCCGCTGATGGCCTTAGTTGAAATCGGGAGAGAGCTGCTGAGGTCCTATAAATTCGCTCTCATTATTATAGGAATGTTCAGCATTCTTGCCCTGAATAAATATGAGCTGCAGATCGAAGAGAAGATGCGGTTGACCGCAGATTACACAGGTTTTGTATTTGGCCTGGAGGGGCATTTCGTCCGGATGGTTCAAGAGCTGTTCTACGCACCTTGGCTGACCCCGGTTATTGTCTTCTTCTATATCTTCATGCTGCAAGCCGTGCTGGCGGCCTCGCTCGGGATCTATCTGCTGGACAAAAACCGTGTGATCCTCTATGCGACCTGCTACACCATTATTTTAACCTATGCTATCGCTATTCCGTTCTATCTGTACTTTCCGGTTAACGAGGTATGGTCCTATGCGCCTGCCGGGGTCCGATTCATCATGCTCGACGTTTTCCCGAAGTTTGAACAGGAATACCGGCCGCTATCCGGCCTCAATAACTGCTTCCCGAGCCTGCATACCGCTATCTCCGTATCCATGGCTCTGCTCGCTTACCGTTCCGGCAACCGCCGCTGGATGGTGATCAGTACAATCTCAGCCGTTATTATCGTATTTGGAATCTTCTATCTCGGCATTCACTGGCTGACCGACATGATTGGCGGCACCTTGCTGGCTGTGCTGTCTACGGCTATCGCCGTACCGCTTGCCAAGCTCACCCTGCGCAGCGGGGAACAAGGCTTGAGAGTGCGGGGCCGGGTTACCAACACACGGTAA
- a CDS encoding SpoIID/LytB domain-containing protein: MKLAKWTTTGIGLLGRGALAALLAAGSLLIPADHARADSGGPIRVALYADIGSKYKSTVPLVTLQSEQSFSLLPAAGGSPLLSVPAQNKVRVSLDGFRVKVLETPSWQTAADAAKKLQAGSNKPQIFMAARGGAKVYQLYTGGYASEGAANNGLSSVLKAGLAIPDGQTPAVAGTKHLSAGSYATLEEAQAVVSSLTTAGLDAWPVFISGEGGSARTEVWVGEASSDSELAAVSASAAALLPQLSLTPVAPGAPGVMIRMDAGLDFNSEVQAFHYLLSGSNAKFILSGNDKGIMLTERSKRIYRGDMELGNLNGSLSVINVVPLEQYLYAVVGGEVSSGWPEEALKAQAVAARSYALSQGNRFDVANVVDTTLSQVYNGIGAEAPTIIKAVDATAGEVLQSGGKVVEAVFSSNSGGVTADPSEVWNSGGNYASVASAEDVAAVGSAKKWYYVLLDSGVSGYAREDNIKLTGEKTAAGLPIATATAKDVNIRPLPVIDSSAASAGKLNPGQNAVVLNQVYESGSYSWIKGPYSSAELLKSLAGKTSGTLPSSITTLEVTRRGPSGRAVEVKANGQILQVKYPDLFRSSFGGLPSTLFDIVPAGSYTVLGADGSTAAIGSASSAGVLSASGQVTSSGSGTVVMGADQTARVVTGSPGFYFIGWGYGHGLGMSQWGVKGMADKGYDYKQILQHYFNNVTIIKN, translated from the coding sequence CTGGTAACCCTGCAGTCCGAGCAGAGCTTCAGCTTGCTTCCGGCAGCCGGCGGCAGCCCGTTATTGTCGGTTCCGGCCCAGAACAAGGTCCGTGTCAGTCTGGACGGGTTCCGGGTGAAGGTGCTGGAGACGCCAAGCTGGCAGACCGCTGCGGATGCAGCGAAGAAGCTCCAGGCTGGCTCCAATAAGCCGCAGATCTTTATGGCTGCAAGAGGCGGAGCTAAGGTATATCAGCTATATACCGGAGGCTATGCCAGTGAGGGTGCAGCCAACAACGGGCTGAGTTCAGTCCTCAAAGCCGGTCTGGCGATTCCAGACGGGCAGACCCCGGCGGTGGCCGGAACCAAGCATCTGTCTGCGGGCTCCTACGCTACACTTGAGGAAGCCCAGGCGGTAGTGAGCAGTCTGACCACAGCCGGCTTAGATGCCTGGCCGGTATTCATATCCGGTGAGGGCGGCAGTGCGCGGACCGAGGTATGGGTAGGCGAGGCGTCAAGTGACAGCGAGCTTGCGGCGGTCTCTGCTTCGGCTGCTGCGCTGCTTCCTCAGCTTTCTCTGACGCCTGTGGCTCCGGGTGCACCCGGAGTAATGATCCGCATGGACGCAGGGCTTGATTTCAACAGCGAAGTCCAAGCCTTTCATTATCTGTTATCCGGAAGTAATGCAAAGTTCATTTTGTCCGGCAATGATAAGGGAATTATGCTTACAGAAAGGTCCAAGCGGATCTACCGCGGCGATATGGAGCTTGGCAATCTGAATGGTTCATTGTCTGTCATTAACGTGGTTCCGCTGGAGCAATATCTGTATGCGGTAGTGGGGGGAGAGGTATCCTCCGGCTGGCCGGAGGAGGCGCTGAAGGCCCAGGCTGTAGCGGCACGCAGCTACGCGTTGTCCCAAGGGAACCGCTTCGATGTTGCCAATGTGGTGGATACAACGCTCAGCCAGGTCTATAACGGCATCGGTGCAGAAGCCCCCACAATCATCAAGGCGGTTGATGCAACCGCAGGTGAAGTGCTGCAGAGCGGCGGCAAGGTCGTAGAGGCGGTATTCTCCTCGAACAGCGGCGGCGTTACGGCTGACCCGTCGGAAGTATGGAACAGCGGCGGCAACTATGCCAGTGTGGCCAGCGCAGAGGATGTGGCTGCGGTGGGTTCAGCCAAGAAGTGGTACTATGTACTGCTGGACAGCGGCGTCTCCGGCTATGCCCGGGAAGATAACATCAAATTAACAGGCGAGAAGACAGCCGCAGGGCTCCCCATTGCTACAGCCACAGCCAAGGATGTGAATATCCGGCCGCTGCCTGTCATTGACAGCAGTGCTGCTTCGGCAGGCAAGCTGAATCCCGGCCAGAACGCCGTAGTGCTGAATCAGGTCTATGAATCCGGTAGTTACAGCTGGATCAAGGGTCCCTATTCTTCGGCCGAGCTGCTGAAGAGCCTGGCTGGCAAGACCAGCGGCACTCTGCCCTCTTCCATAACCACTCTGGAGGTTACCCGGCGCGGGCCATCGGGAAGAGCAGTGGAGGTCAAGGCGAACGGCCAGATCCTGCAGGTGAAGTACCCGGATCTGTTCCGTTCCTCCTTCGGCGGATTGCCCAGCACCTTGTTTGATATTGTACCTGCCGGAAGTTATACTGTATTAGGCGCTGACGGCTCTACAGCTGCTATCGGCAGCGCAAGCTCGGCCGGAGTGCTGTCTGCTTCGGGACAAGTGACGTCCAGCGGCAGCGGAACGGTTGTGATGGGCGCGGATCAGACCGCAAGAGTCGTGACCGGCAGTCCGGGCTTCTATTTCATCGGCTGGGGATACGGGCACGGACTCGGCATGTCCCAATGGGGCGTGAAGGGAATGGCCGACAAAGGGTATGATTATAAGCAAATATTGCAACACTATTTTAATAACGTTACTATAATTAAGAATTAA
- the tgt gene encoding tRNA guanosine(34) transglycosylase Tgt, protein MAAITYEHIKTCKQSGARLGRVHTPHGIIETPTFMPVGTQATVKTMSPEELKQMEAQIILSNTYHLFLRPGHEIIGEAGGLHKFMNWDRPILTDSGGFQVFSLSDMRKITEEGVHFRSHLNGDKKFLSPEVAMEVQNALGSDIMMAFDECPPYPAEYEYVKKSLERTTRWAERCLKSHARPNDQGLFAIVQGGMHEDLRRQSAADLTSMDFPGYAIGGLSVGESKQLMYEVLDYTVPLLPQGKPRYLMGVGSPDALLEGSIRGIDMFDCVLPTRIARNGTTMTSQGRLVVRNAQYARDFGPLDPECTCYTCRNYSRAYLRHLIKADETFGLRLTTYHNLHFLLELMRKVREAIMEDRLLDFRDEFFAQYGLYDNLKGF, encoded by the coding sequence ATGGCAGCCATCACTTACGAACACATTAAGACATGTAAGCAATCCGGAGCACGGCTCGGAAGAGTCCATACCCCGCACGGAATTATTGAGACACCAACCTTCATGCCGGTGGGCACCCAGGCTACTGTCAAGACGATGAGTCCTGAAGAGCTTAAGCAGATGGAAGCGCAGATTATTCTGAGCAATACGTACCATCTGTTCCTTCGTCCGGGTCATGAGATTATCGGCGAAGCGGGCGGCCTGCATAAGTTCATGAACTGGGACCGCCCGATCCTGACTGACAGCGGCGGCTTTCAGGTATTCTCCCTGAGCGATATGCGTAAGATCACCGAAGAAGGGGTTCATTTCCGCTCCCATCTGAACGGGGACAAGAAGTTTCTGTCTCCCGAAGTCGCTATGGAGGTCCAGAATGCGCTCGGTTCCGATATTATGATGGCCTTCGATGAATGCCCGCCTTATCCGGCAGAATATGAGTATGTGAAGAAATCGCTTGAACGCACTACTCGCTGGGCCGAACGCTGCCTCAAAAGTCATGCCCGTCCGAATGACCAGGGACTGTTCGCTATCGTACAGGGAGGCATGCATGAGGATCTCCGCCGGCAGAGCGCGGCTGATTTGACTTCCATGGATTTCCCGGGGTATGCTATTGGGGGACTCAGCGTCGGAGAGTCCAAGCAGCTTATGTATGAAGTGCTGGATTACACGGTTCCGCTGCTGCCGCAAGGGAAACCGCGCTATTTGATGGGCGTTGGTTCACCGGATGCGCTGCTGGAAGGGTCAATCCGCGGAATAGACATGTTCGACTGTGTTCTGCCTACCCGTATTGCCCGTAATGGAACAACCATGACCAGTCAGGGGAGACTCGTCGTGCGTAACGCCCAGTATGCCCGTGATTTCGGGCCGCTGGACCCGGAGTGTACCTGCTACACCTGCCGGAACTATTCCCGTGCTTATCTGCGTCATCTGATTAAGGCCGATGAAACCTTCGGCTTGCGGCTGACAACGTACCATAACTTACACTTCCTGCTGGAATTGATGCGTAAAGTGCGTGAAGCCATCATGGAAGATCGGCTGCTTGATTTTCGCGATGAGTTTTTTGCACAATACGGATTATATGATAATCTAAAAGGCTTCTAG
- the queA gene encoding tRNA preQ1(34) S-adenosylmethionine ribosyltransferase-isomerase QueA, producing the protein MNVELYDFNLPEELIAQTPLADRSSSRLLLVDKENGQLDHGHFTDILGQFRPGDTLVLNDTRVIPARLFGVKEDTGAKAEVLLLKNLEGDRWEALVKPGKKLKTGAVIVFSEELRAVIEDEADMGGRTLRFIYQGIFQEILDRLGSMPLPPYIKETLDDRERYQTVYARHEGSAAAPTAGLHFTTELLEQIAAIGVNIVYITLHVGLGTFRPMSVETVEEHVMHAEYFELSQAAADALNEARARGGRIIAVGTTSCRTLETVGRQCQDGPIEACSGWTDIFIYPGYEFTIVNALITNFHLPKSTLVMLVSALAGRELILAAYEEAIKQQYRFFSFGDAMFIY; encoded by the coding sequence ATGAATGTTGAACTTTATGATTTCAATTTGCCGGAGGAGCTGATTGCCCAGACTCCGCTTGCCGACCGCAGTTCATCCAGACTGCTGCTGGTAGACAAGGAGAACGGGCAACTGGACCACGGTCATTTCACGGATATACTGGGGCAGTTCCGCCCGGGCGATACGCTTGTACTTAATGATACACGGGTTATTCCCGCCAGACTATTCGGAGTCAAGGAAGATACCGGAGCCAAGGCCGAGGTCCTGCTGCTTAAGAATCTGGAGGGCGACCGCTGGGAGGCGCTGGTGAAGCCCGGCAAGAAGCTGAAGACCGGAGCGGTCATCGTCTTCAGCGAAGAGCTTCGTGCCGTGATTGAAGATGAGGCGGATATGGGCGGGCGGACACTCCGCTTCATCTATCAGGGGATTTTCCAGGAGATTCTGGACAGGCTCGGCTCGATGCCGCTCCCTCCTTATATCAAGGAAACCCTGGATGACCGTGAGCGCTATCAGACCGTGTATGCCCGGCATGAAGGATCGGCGGCAGCGCCGACAGCCGGACTGCATTTCACCACAGAGCTGCTGGAGCAGATTGCAGCCATCGGTGTGAATATCGTCTATATCACACTCCATGTCGGTCTGGGGACATTCCGTCCGATGTCTGTCGAGACCGTAGAAGAGCATGTCATGCATGCCGAATATTTCGAGCTGTCCCAGGCAGCGGCGGATGCGCTTAATGAAGCCAGAGCAAGGGGCGGAAGAATAATAGCTGTAGGCACAACCTCCTGCCGGACCCTGGAGACCGTAGGCAGACAATGCCAGGACGGGCCGATTGAGGCCTGCAGCGGCTGGACGGATATTTTTATCTATCCGGGTTATGAATTCACTATTGTTAATGCACTGATCACCAATTTCCATCTGCCCAAGTCAACCTTGGTCATGCTGGTAAGCGCTTTGGCTGGCCGGGAGCTGATTCTCGCTGCGTATGAAGAAGCGATTAAGCAACAGTACCGGTTCTTTAGCTTCGGCGATGCAATGTTCATTTATTAA
- the yajC gene encoding preprotein translocase subunit YajC — protein MSQFYMAAGTGGGGSILGLVGPFVLMFVVFYFLLIRPQQKKTKARNGMLKALKKGDKVVTIGGLHGTIMEISDDIVILRVNDVTRLTFDRGSISHAVVEVEDKM, from the coding sequence ATGTCACAGTTTTATATGGCAGCAGGTACAGGCGGCGGAGGCAGTATTCTGGGTCTTGTAGGTCCTTTTGTACTGATGTTTGTCGTGTTCTACTTCCTGTTGATTCGTCCGCAGCAGAAGAAGACCAAGGCACGCAACGGAATGCTCAAAGCGCTGAAGAAGGGCGATAAGGTAGTTACCATCGGCGGTCTGCACGGAACGATCATGGAGATTTCGGATGACATCGTTATTCTGCGGGTTAATGATGTGACCCGATTGACATTTGACCGGGGTTCGATCAGTCACGCGGTTGTGGAAGTAGAAGACAAGATGTAA